A genomic segment from Roseofilum reptotaenium CS-1145 encodes:
- a CDS encoding GTP cyclohydrolase II, with the protein MADSTRRKSKPIVLTSHPRSSGAKPIAIDWGNSDPIARGPVIATLTNPAHRNVIGTHSGSYAIYRALAVARQALNPEHRADLTNTAPVADIGPHSSWTDRDKIVSLDPFGARVGDIYTQFYEQGIDIRPTIAITQAHINMPELQEALSQGRLHVDGQILKEGGDLVVVKAAIEPVWYLPGIAKRIGVEEMDLRHALFEQTGGMFPELVTRPDLVLYLPPIGGSTVYLIGDLRAIADRDRPIAVRVHDECNGSDVFGSDICTCRPYLAHGIEVCIRTAQEGGLGVIVYFRKEGRALGEVTKFLVYNARKRQEGGDRATAYFERTECVAGVQDMRFQEFMPDVLHWLGLTRIDRLVSMSNLKYDAITNSGIEVIERVPIPPELIPKDAQVEITAKRAAGYYAPEEVPDLAMLEETLGRGLEG; encoded by the coding sequence ATGGCTGATTCAACCCGTCGTAAATCTAAACCTATTGTCCTCACCTCCCATCCTCGCAGCAGTGGGGCAAAACCGATCGCCATTGATTGGGGTAATTCCGATCCGATTGCCAGAGGGCCGGTAATTGCTACATTAACCAATCCTGCTCACCGGAATGTGATAGGAACCCATTCCGGTTCCTATGCCATTTATCGCGCCCTAGCGGTTGCTCGTCAAGCGCTAAATCCAGAACATCGAGCGGATCTAACCAATACTGCACCCGTGGCAGACATTGGCCCCCATTCCAGTTGGACCGATCGAGATAAAATTGTTTCTCTAGACCCTTTTGGCGCTCGTGTGGGTGACATTTATACGCAATTCTACGAACAAGGAATCGATATTCGGCCAACGATCGCCATTACCCAAGCCCATATCAATATGCCCGAACTTCAGGAAGCCCTCAGTCAGGGACGGTTGCACGTTGATGGCCAGATCTTAAAGGAAGGTGGGGATTTAGTCGTGGTCAAAGCGGCGATCGAACCGGTGTGGTATTTACCGGGAATCGCCAAACGTATTGGGGTAGAGGAAATGGATCTGCGTCATGCTCTGTTTGAACAGACAGGGGGCATGTTTCCCGAGTTGGTGACCCGGCCGGATTTGGTATTATACTTACCCCCCATCGGTGGTTCAACGGTGTATTTGATTGGCGATTTAAGGGCAATTGCGGATCGAGATCGTCCCATCGCTGTTCGCGTCCATGATGAGTGCAATGGTTCTGATGTCTTTGGCTCCGATATTTGCACCTGTCGTCCCTATCTTGCCCATGGGATTGAAGTCTGTATTCGGACTGCCCAAGAAGGGGGCTTAGGGGTCATTGTCTATTTCCGGAAGGAAGGTCGTGCCCTGGGTGAAGTCACGAAGTTTCTAGTCTATAATGCTCGCAAACGCCAGGAAGGAGGCGATCGAGCAACCGCCTATTTTGAGCGCACCGAATGTGTAGCGGGAGTTCAAGATATGCGCTTTCAGGAATTTATGCCCGATGTCTTGCATTGGTTAGGTTTAACCCGCATTGACCGGTTGGTGTCCATGAGTAACCTGAAATATGATGCGATTACCAATTCAGGAATTGAAGTCATTGAGCGTGTTCCCATTCCTCCTGAGTTAATTCCCAAAGATGCACAAGTCGAAATTACGGCCAAGCGGGCGGCTGGATATTATGCACCGGAAGAAGTTCCTGATCTAGCCATGCTAGAAGAAACGTTAGGTCGGGGGTTAGAGGGATAG